A single Methylomonas sp. AM2-LC DNA region contains:
- a CDS encoding caspase domain-containing protein has product MTMTRMMTKPIVLVIACTLILSACTSAKFSEQDKLSYPKASADADQVVTLISNKDNTQFTVDGKSIGSPISAGGELKILVNRQSHDIVAAAAGYQQKPHHTQPPYDERSPISFNFINNDKNGNAMSTGSSENTVVLTNMPITTPVTTPSVQASAPAPTVSHATSPSSVKAPNVSTINLDSNNKSERRVALVIGNGAYQYAPQLPNPTNDAEDVAQALKMVNFQVTLKTNASLETMADAVYQFGENLKGGGIGLFYYSGHGLQVKGENYLLPVDANLTREDDVKRKAISANDVVEKMGEGKSHLNLVFLDACRNNPFPSTTRSMGRGLIGMSAPNGTLLVFATNPDNVALDGNGRNGTYTKHLLEEINQPGLEVGMLLRKVRTAVKEETSGQQVPWENGSIEGEFYFKGD; this is encoded by the coding sequence ATGACTATGACCAGAATGATGACCAAACCTATCGTGCTGGTGATAGCGTGCACATTAATTTTGAGTGCTTGCACCTCAGCCAAATTTTCTGAACAAGACAAACTGAGCTATCCAAAAGCCTCTGCCGATGCCGATCAGGTTGTTACCTTAATTTCCAATAAAGACAATACCCAATTTACTGTCGATGGCAAAAGCATAGGCTCCCCCATTAGTGCCGGGGGGGAACTTAAAATACTGGTCAATCGGCAGAGTCACGACATCGTTGCGGCAGCTGCCGGTTATCAGCAAAAACCGCATCATACGCAACCACCTTACGATGAGCGTTCACCGATTTCATTCAATTTTATCAATAATGATAAAAATGGAAATGCAATGAGTACGGGTAGTAGTGAAAATACAGTGGTATTGACTAATATGCCAATCACTACGCCGGTTACCACTCCCAGTGTCCAGGCAAGCGCTCCGGCACCCACTGTTAGCCATGCAACTTCACCAAGTTCCGTTAAAGCGCCCAATGTCAGTACTATTAATTTGGACAGCAATAATAAATCAGAGCGCAGAGTCGCTTTAGTGATAGGTAATGGTGCCTATCAATATGCGCCACAATTACCTAATCCGACTAATGATGCAGAGGATGTGGCACAAGCGCTTAAAATGGTTAATTTTCAAGTGACCTTAAAAACCAATGCAAGTCTCGAGACCATGGCCGATGCCGTTTACCAGTTTGGGGAAAACCTGAAAGGCGGCGGCATCGGTTTGTTTTATTATTCAGGACACGGTTTACAGGTTAAAGGCGAAAACTATTTATTACCTGTGGATGCCAATTTAACCCGCGAAGATGATGTCAAACGTAAAGCTATCAGTGCGAATGATGTGGTAGAAAAAATGGGGGAAGGTAAAAGCCATCTTAACTTGGTTTTCCTGGATGCTTGTCGAAACAATCCATTTCCCAGTACCACCCGGTCTATGGGTAGAGGTTTGATTGGCATGTCTGCTCCCAATGGTACTTTATTGGTTTTTGCCACCAATCCCGATAATGTGGCGCTGGATGGCAATGGTCGCAACGGCACTTATACCAAGCATCTATTAGAGGAAATAAATCAACCTGGGCTGGAAGTCGGCATGTTGTTACGCAAAGTGCGTACCGCAGTTAAAGAAGAAACCAGTGGTCAGCAAGTGCCTTGGGAAAATGGATCTATTGAGGGCGAGTTTTATTTCAAAGGTGATTGA
- a CDS encoding ABC transporter ATP-binding protein, with protein sequence MSSLLKKTDLPKQSEYSWHTIFNIALRQKKPLISGHIFALLAVVVSVPVPLLMPLLVDEVLLNHPGTVLNFVNPYLPITWQQPFVYISGVLIASLLLRLIAVVLNVIQTRQFSMIAKDVIFHIRAGLVKHLQHISMSEYENLGSGTVTAYMVTDLDTLDNFIGSTISKLLVACLTVLGTALILLWMNWQLGLFIIVLNPVVIYFARAIGSKIKTLKANENKAYAVFQQALSETLEAIHQIRASNREQHYCQQLIASAHAVKSHSTVFAWKSDATGRLSFLTFLFGFDIFRATSMLMVLYSGLTIGEMLAVFGYLWFMMAPVQEILNIQQAYYAAKGALHRVNALTLLKQEPDYPHLQNPFLANKTVRLTVENLYFSYKDEPVLNGISLNIAAGEKIALVGASGGGKSTLAQTLIGLYAPQQGMIYYDGVPIHHIGLDVVREHVATVLQHPALLNDSIRANLTLGRQVADEELWDALEIAQLKSTVMDLEQKLDTVVGRQGVRLSGGQRQRLAIARMIVSKPSVVILDEATSALDSETEFKLHQALNQFLNGRTTLIIAHRLSAVKQADHVYVFEQGVICEQGKHETLIQQNGLYAKLYGDYQ encoded by the coding sequence ATGTCTTCTCTTTTGAAAAAAACAGACTTGCCTAAACAATCTGAATATTCTTGGCACACTATTTTTAATATCGCTTTACGGCAAAAAAAACCATTAATTTCTGGTCATATTTTTGCTTTGTTGGCTGTAGTAGTCAGTGTGCCTGTCCCGCTGTTAATGCCGTTACTGGTCGATGAGGTACTGTTAAACCATCCCGGCACCGTATTAAACTTTGTTAATCCCTATTTGCCAATTACTTGGCAACAGCCTTTCGTGTATATTTCCGGCGTTTTAATTGCCAGCTTGCTGTTACGTTTGATAGCGGTGGTTTTAAACGTGATACAAACCCGGCAATTTTCAATGATTGCCAAAGATGTTATTTTTCACATTCGTGCTGGTCTGGTCAAACATTTGCAGCATATTTCCATGTCCGAATACGAAAACTTAGGCAGTGGTACAGTCACAGCCTATATGGTGACGGATCTGGATACGCTGGACAATTTTATTGGTTCCACCATCAGTAAATTATTAGTGGCCTGCTTAACTGTGTTGGGTACAGCACTTATTCTATTGTGGATGAACTGGCAACTGGGCTTGTTTATTATTGTATTAAACCCGGTGGTTATTTATTTTGCCAGAGCCATTGGTTCAAAAATTAAAACGCTTAAAGCCAATGAAAACAAGGCCTATGCTGTGTTTCAGCAAGCGCTGAGTGAAACCTTGGAAGCCATACATCAGATTCGTGCCAGTAATCGCGAACAGCATTATTGTCAACAACTGATAGCCAGTGCCCATGCCGTTAAAAGTCATTCTACCGTATTTGCCTGGAAAAGTGATGCAACCGGACGTCTTAGCTTTTTAACGTTTTTGTTTGGGTTCGATATTTTTCGCGCTACTTCCATGCTGATGGTTTTATATTCCGGTTTAACCATAGGGGAAATGCTGGCCGTGTTTGGTTATTTGTGGTTCATGATGGCACCGGTGCAAGAGATACTGAATATTCAGCAGGCTTATTATGCAGCCAAAGGCGCACTACATCGAGTAAATGCGCTAACTCTGCTAAAACAAGAGCCGGATTACCCGCATCTGCAAAATCCGTTTTTGGCGAATAAAACCGTGCGACTGACAGTTGAAAACCTGTATTTCAGTTATAAAGATGAACCGGTGTTAAACGGCATTTCGCTTAATATTGCTGCTGGAGAAAAAATAGCGCTGGTCGGTGCCAGTGGCGGCGGGAAATCCACGTTAGCGCAAACCCTAATCGGTTTGTACGCCCCCCAACAAGGCATGATCTATTACGATGGTGTACCCATTCATCACATTGGTCTGGACGTGGTGCGCGAGCATGTGGCCACGGTGTTGCAGCATCCGGCGCTGTTAAACGACTCTATTCGTGCCAATCTGACCTTGGGGCGACAGGTGGCGGATGAAGAGTTATGGGATGCACTGGAAATCGCCCAATTAAAATCCACCGTAATGGATTTAGAGCAAAAGTTGGATACCGTGGTGGGTCGCCAGGGGGTGCGCTTATCCGGTGGACAGCGACAACGATTAGCCATTGCGCGTATGATAGTCAGTAAGCCGTCCGTGGTAATACTCGATGAAGCAACATCGGCCTTGGATAGCGAAACAGAATTTAAACTGCATCAGGCGCTTAATCAATTTTTGAATGGTAGGACCACGCTGATTATTGCCCACCGCCTAAGTGCCGTTAAACAAGCCGATCATGTGTATGTGTTTGAACAAGGCGTGATTTGTGAACAAGGTAAGCATGAAACCTTGATTCAGCAGAATGGCCTTTATGCAAAACTGTACGGAGATTACCAATAG
- the lplT gene encoding lysophospholipid transporter LplT: MNKAFYPLLIAQFLSVFADNMILFTVIAMVLKLEHAPSWYVPALQSLFLVAFVLLAPWVGGFADKYPKPRVLLAGNLIKAIGGGLLFLQVEPLIAYCLVGVGAAIYSPAKYGILPELAGHQQLVKVNSWIESSTILAILTGMSVGASLADYSISVALLTTIGLFLLSALITLFLPIKAPKILPAGWKIVLFYHEICSFFAEPRPRFAVLGGSLFWAAAASVRVIIIAWAPLVLLTKDTSDIANLTLFLALGIVVGAAVVPVLIPLEHLRRARYPAYMMGLLIIALGFTNTEWSARAVLFCMGAAGGMFIVPINAALQELGQESIGSGGAVAMQNFFQNVAMLLSVGLYTLAAAQHIDPVTALWGLGVLLILATLLLMWRLPESVTQKITPK, from the coding sequence ATGAATAAAGCCTTTTATCCACTCTTGATAGCCCAGTTTTTGTCGGTGTTTGCTGACAATATGATTTTATTTACCGTGATCGCCATGGTGTTAAAACTGGAACATGCGCCAAGCTGGTATGTACCCGCCTTACAAAGTCTGTTTTTAGTGGCCTTTGTGTTGCTGGCACCTTGGGTGGGTGGTTTTGCCGATAAATATCCCAAACCACGCGTGTTATTAGCGGGTAATCTCATTAAGGCAATCGGTGGTGGCTTATTATTTTTACAAGTAGAACCGCTGATTGCCTATTGTCTGGTTGGGGTGGGCGCGGCTATCTACAGTCCTGCCAAATATGGCATTCTGCCAGAGTTGGCAGGGCATCAGCAGTTGGTAAAAGTGAATAGCTGGATAGAGTCATCAACCATACTGGCAATATTAACCGGTATGAGTGTCGGAGCCAGTCTGGCCGACTATTCCATTAGCGTGGCGTTATTGACTACCATAGGCTTGTTCCTGCTGTCCGCACTCATCACCTTATTTTTACCGATTAAAGCGCCTAAAATCCTACCAGCAGGTTGGAAAATTGTGTTGTTTTATCACGAAATATGCAGTTTTTTTGCCGAACCCAGACCACGCTTTGCCGTATTGGGCGGATCTTTGTTTTGGGCCGCTGCTGCCAGTGTCAGGGTGATCATTATTGCTTGGGCGCCTTTAGTACTACTGACTAAAGATACTAGCGATATTGCCAATTTAACCCTGTTTTTAGCTTTAGGTATTGTGGTAGGTGCAGCCGTGGTGCCCGTGCTGATTCCACTGGAACATTTACGCCGCGCCCGTTATCCCGCCTATATGATGGGCTTGCTCATTATCGCCTTGGGTTTTACCAACACAGAGTGGTCGGCACGCGCCGTATTATTTTGCATGGGTGCCGCAGGTGGTATGTTTATCGTTCCCATCAATGCCGCCTTACAGGAATTGGGGCAAGAAAGTATCGGTAGTGGCGGCGCAGTCGCCATGCAGAACTTTTTTCAAAATGTCGCCATGTTGCTGTCCGTTGGCCTATATACCTTAGCAGCCGCGCAACACATAGACCCCGTTACCGCCTTATGGGGCTTGGGTGTGCTATTAATTTTAGCCACCCTGTTATTAATGTGGCGCTTGCCAGAAAGCGTAACGCAAAAAATTACACCAAAATAA
- a CDS encoding T6SS amidase immunity protein Tai4 family protein translates to MKKLVLMGLGLCVGAQPVLAEKTAPIMKYPIESYSQKTLLKNWALSVCLAQISKDVGAREDANATASAYLEFGRQRIEDYDTLRSLVEKYVNRKYAGSIKSDFNTMKCIDLFHSKELDDLASKFSKKK, encoded by the coding sequence ATGAAAAAACTTGTCTTGATGGGATTGGGGCTGTGCGTGGGTGCTCAGCCAGTTCTGGCCGAAAAAACAGCCCCCATCATGAAATACCCCATCGAAAGCTATTCACAGAAAACACTATTGAAAAATTGGGCCTTAAGTGTCTGTCTAGCTCAAATTTCCAAAGACGTTGGTGCAAGAGAGGACGCCAATGCAACTGCAAGTGCCTATCTTGAATTCGGACGACAGCGTATAGAAGATTATGACACACTAAGGAGTCTGGTAGAGAAGTATGTAAATCGAAAATATGCAGGCTCAATCAAATCCGATTTCAATACGATGAAATGTATTGATCTATTCCATAGCAAAGAACTGGATGACTTGGCCAGCAAGTTCTCAAAAAAAAAGTAG
- a CDS encoding helix-turn-helix domain-containing protein gives MKQFCDDLLLSVSQMKSGEWTRKTEFIPQADGTVRRLVTKTDGTIESDELLTSAASTRINTGLTQLQFAKLLGVSVRTLQGWEQGRRQPTGAAKTLFKIAERQPNVLKELANDSYNQNRL, from the coding sequence ATGAAACAATTTTGTGATGACCTATTATTGTCTGTAAGCCAGATGAAATCGGGGGAGTGGACACGTAAAACCGAATTTATCCCACAAGCTGACGGTACTGTGCGCCGTTTAGTGACTAAGACCGATGGTACGATAGAAAGTGATGAACTGCTGACGTCGGCAGCTAGCACAAGAATAAACACTGGGCTGACTCAACTGCAATTCGCAAAGCTATTGGGGGTTTCGGTGCGTACATTACAAGGCTGGGAACAGGGGCGCAGACAGCCAACCGGGGCCGCAAAAACTTTATTCAAGATCGCTGAACGTCAGCCTAATGTGCTTAAGGAATTGGCTAATGATTCGTATAACCAAAATAGACTCTAA
- a CDS encoding AMP-binding protein: protein MLKKFLQVLLTVLFRVKVIGLDNYAKAGKRVLIVANHSSFLDPLLLGVFLPEDITFAINTHISQRWWLKPFLRLSKVFPMDPTHPLSLKALIAHLQNDTHTVIFPEGRITDSGSLMKIYDGPGMVADKSGAMVLPVRIEGAEYSHFSRLQNKVRLRWFPPIRIHILPAIHLETHGDITGKARRKHSGQILSDIMTEMMFETTHYQQTLFAALLEARRIHGGKHTVAEDLERVPVSYNQLITRSLIVGKLVKQITQPDENVGVLLPNTCKAVNVVLGLQLYQRVPAMLNYTTGSAGMISACNTAQIKTVLTARKFIQMANLGDEATQLAQKVKLVYLEDIAASLTVWDKLSGLCQAKTADYWYKSSPLLADEAAVVLFTSGSEGEPKGVVLSHANILANHKQVKARIDFTPQDIVLNYLPMFHSFGFSVGTLLPIMNGMTSFFYPSPLHFSIIPEIAYDTGATIMFGTNTFFAAYAKKAHAYDFHKMRYVVAGAEKLQETTRMTWLNKFGIRILEGYGVTETSPVTSVNTPMDYKAGTVGRFMPSMLHKLEPVPGIENAGKLHVAGPNIMKGYFLPAHPGILVPPCSEAYGEGWHDTGDIVHVDEDGFILIQGRSKRFAKISGEMISLSAVEQLAINAWPEAQHVVVSLPDPKKGEQLVLLTTQRLASARGLAQASPGVAAISLPRKVFALDKLPILATGKTDYVGSTTLASQLLNAHTDTETDE, encoded by the coding sequence ATGTTAAAGAAATTTTTACAGGTACTGCTGACTGTCTTATTTAGAGTTAAAGTCATCGGTCTTGACAATTATGCAAAAGCGGGCAAACGCGTTTTAATTGTTGCCAATCACAGTTCGTTTCTGGATCCATTATTGCTGGGTGTGTTTTTACCCGAAGACATTACCTTTGCAATAAACACACATATATCGCAGCGCTGGTGGTTAAAACCGTTTTTGCGCTTGTCCAAAGTGTTCCCCATGGACCCCACCCATCCGCTCTCTCTAAAAGCCCTGATAGCGCATCTACAAAACGATACTCATACCGTTATTTTTCCGGAAGGCCGCATTACCGATAGCGGTTCGCTGATGAAAATTTATGACGGGCCTGGTATGGTGGCCGATAAATCCGGGGCTATGGTATTGCCAGTTCGCATTGAAGGGGCAGAATACAGTCATTTTTCCAGACTGCAAAATAAGGTACGGTTACGCTGGTTTCCGCCTATCCGTATACATATCTTGCCAGCCATCCATCTAGAAACCCACGGCGACATTACCGGTAAAGCCCGACGCAAGCACAGCGGACAAATACTGTCCGACATCATGACCGAAATGATGTTCGAAACCACGCACTATCAACAAACCCTGTTTGCCGCATTGCTGGAAGCCCGCCGCATTCATGGTGGTAAACACACGGTTGCAGAAGATTTGGAACGGGTGCCTGTCAGCTACAATCAATTAATTACCCGCAGTCTTATAGTCGGAAAACTCGTTAAACAGATTACCCAACCTGACGAAAATGTCGGGGTGTTGTTGCCAAATACCTGTAAAGCAGTCAACGTGGTGTTGGGTTTGCAACTCTATCAACGGGTACCCGCCATGTTAAATTACACAACAGGTTCAGCCGGCATGATTTCTGCCTGTAATACAGCGCAAATCAAAACCGTGTTAACCGCGCGTAAATTTATCCAAATGGCAAATCTAGGCGACGAAGCCACACAATTGGCACAAAAAGTTAAGTTGGTCTATCTGGAAGATATTGCTGCATCCTTAACTGTGTGGGATAAACTCAGTGGTTTGTGTCAGGCAAAAACCGCTGATTATTGGTATAAAAGTTCGCCGTTGCTGGCCGATGAAGCGGCCGTGGTATTGTTTACCTCCGGCTCAGAAGGCGAACCAAAAGGGGTGGTATTATCCCATGCCAATATTCTGGCCAATCACAAACAGGTTAAAGCCCGTATCGATTTTACCCCACAGGATATTGTGCTGAATTATCTACCCATGTTCCATTCCTTTGGCTTTTCTGTCGGTACGCTGTTACCGATTATGAATGGCATGACCAGTTTCTTTTATCCCTCGCCCCTGCATTTTTCCATTATTCCGGAAATTGCTTACGATACCGGGGCTACCATCATGTTTGGTACCAATACATTCTTTGCCGCCTATGCCAAGAAAGCGCATGCTTACGATTTTCATAAAATGCGCTATGTAGTGGCCGGTGCCGAAAAACTGCAAGAAACCACGCGCATGACCTGGCTAAATAAATTTGGTATCCGCATACTGGAAGGTTATGGTGTTACCGAAACATCCCCAGTAACCTCGGTTAACACACCGATGGATTACAAAGCCGGTACGGTTGGCCGCTTTATGCCCAGCATGTTGCATAAGCTGGAACCCGTGCCGGGCATAGAAAATGCCGGTAAATTACATGTGGCCGGCCCCAATATTATGAAAGGCTATTTTCTACCCGCACATCCCGGTATTTTGGTGCCACCCTGTTCTGAAGCTTACGGCGAAGGCTGGCACGATACCGGCGACATTGTGCATGTCGATGAAGATGGTTTTATTCTTATTCAGGGACGCAGCAAACGCTTTGCCAAAATCAGTGGTGAGATGATATCGCTATCAGCAGTTGAGCAACTGGCCATTAATGCCTGGCCAGAGGCACAACATGTTGTGGTCAGCTTGCCCGATCCCAAAAAAGGTGAACAACTGGTACTGTTAACCACGCAACGTTTGGCGAGTGCGCGTGGACTGGCTCAGGCTTCGCCGGGGGTGGCCGCTATCAGTTTACCCAGAAAAGTGTTTGCACTGGATAAACTGCCGATATTGGCCACGGGCAAAACTGATTATGTCGGTTCCACAACCCTGGCTAGCCAACTGTTAAACGCCCATACCGACACTGAAACCGATGAATAA
- a CDS encoding type VI secretion system amidase effector protein Tae4 → MDRPLFTTAWNAFMAVRLTVVEVGKKIGGNVEKNTKLPTGGFENACPIRMSYVLNMTGFPIHKSSRYAMVSGADHRQYIYRIGDMMSYLENTFGKPDKTVKSPKPSDFIGIKGIIVVKGHGWGNAKGHVTLWDGTRCSDNCHLMHDPENGPFVPETASIWVLP, encoded by the coding sequence ATGGACAGACCTTTATTCACCACCGCATGGAACGCCTTTATGGCAGTGCGGCTCACAGTTGTGGAAGTTGGGAAAAAGATTGGTGGAAACGTAGAGAAGAATACTAAGTTGCCCACTGGCGGCTTTGAAAATGCTTGTCCTATCCGAATGAGTTATGTGTTGAACATGACAGGTTTCCCCATTCATAAAAGCTCTCGATATGCGATGGTTAGTGGTGCGGATCATCGCCAGTATATTTACCGTATTGGCGACATGATGAGCTACCTTGAAAATACGTTTGGCAAACCGGATAAAACTGTAAAGTCACCAAAGCCATCCGACTTCATTGGTATAAAAGGAATCATCGTCGTTAAGGGACATGGATGGGGTAATGCAAAAGGGCATGTGACCCTGTGGGATGGTACCAGATGTTCTGATAATTGCCATCTTATGCATGATCCGGAGAATGGTCCTTTCGTTCCAGAGACTGCCTCCATTTGGGTGCTACCATGA
- a CDS encoding sulfate ABC transporter substrate-binding protein: MKKNRLLSTAALLLAITTTGSSFAADITLLNVSYDPTRELYKEYNEAFSKYWKTKTGDTVTINQSHGGGGKQARAVLDGLEADVVTLAIAYDIDQLNVKGKLIPENWQSLLPGNSSPYTSTIVFVVRKGNPKGIKQWDDLLKEGVGVVTPNPKTSGGARWNYLAAWAYALKNNANNEEAAKQFLNKLYKNTSVLDTGARGSTTSFAERGIGDVLITWENEAYLVLKEFANENFEVITPSFSILTEPPVAVVEKVAAKHGTTEVAKAYLQYLYSKEGQEIIAKNFYRPSDKEIAAKYANQFPKLELVNINQLGGWTEVQNKHFLDDGVFDKIYAK; this comes from the coding sequence ATGAAAAAAAATCGTTTATTAAGCACAGCTGCCTTACTGTTGGCAATCACGACAACAGGTTCGTCTTTTGCGGCAGACATTACCTTGTTAAATGTTTCTTACGACCCAACCCGAGAGCTTTACAAAGAATATAATGAAGCATTTTCCAAGTACTGGAAAACCAAAACCGGGGATACCGTCACCATAAATCAATCGCACGGTGGCGGTGGCAAACAGGCGCGTGCAGTGTTGGATGGCCTGGAAGCCGATGTGGTTACTCTGGCAATTGCTTATGATATTGATCAATTAAACGTAAAAGGCAAATTGATACCGGAAAACTGGCAATCCTTATTGCCAGGGAACAGTTCCCCATACACATCCACTATTGTGTTTGTGGTGCGCAAAGGTAACCCTAAAGGCATCAAACAATGGGATGATTTATTGAAAGAAGGTGTTGGGGTCGTCACCCCCAATCCAAAAACCTCCGGTGGTGCACGTTGGAATTATTTGGCCGCGTGGGCTTATGCGCTAAAAAATAACGCCAACAATGAAGAAGCCGCTAAACAGTTTTTAAATAAATTGTACAAAAACACCTCGGTTTTAGATACCGGCGCACGTGGTTCAACCACCAGTTTTGCGGAGCGCGGCATAGGTGATGTTCTCATTACCTGGGAAAACGAAGCTTATCTGGTCTTGAAAGAATTTGCCAATGAAAACTTTGAAGTGATTACCCCCTCATTCAGTATTCTTACCGAGCCACCTGTGGCCGTGGTAGAGAAAGTCGCTGCCAAGCATGGCACCACGGAAGTAGCTAAAGCATATTTGCAATATTTGTATAGCAAAGAGGGGCAGGAAATTATTGCCAAAAACTTTTATCGTCCCAGTGATAAAGAAATCGCTGCAAAATACGCTAACCAATTTCCCAAGCTGGAACTGGTTAACATCAATCAGCTTGGCGGCTGGACAGAAGTGCAAAACAAGCATTTTTTGGATGATGGCGTATTTGACAAAATTTACGCAAAGTAA
- a CDS encoding PHP domain-containing protein yields MPEIYDLHTHSTASDGALSPQQLVSRAHAQGVSVMALTDHDTTAGLAEARQSAAQWGIRLINGIELSASYQSQCLHIVGLNIDPLQAELIAGTQKQQLLRTERAQKISAKLEKKHIPGAFAAVSLAAGNGEITRSHFADFLLANHYVSTQQEAFDRYLSKGKPAYVPTVWADLADVINWIKLAGGVAVLAHPMRYKLSAKWLRNALQAFKEMGGEGIEVVTGRASADEIRFSTDYAQKYQLYASVGSDFHAPDNPWLELGRLAALPPQLKPVWELF; encoded by the coding sequence GTGCCAGAAATATATGATTTGCACACGCATTCCACCGCTTCTGATGGGGCTTTAAGCCCACAGCAACTGGTTAGCCGTGCGCATGCTCAAGGTGTCAGTGTGATGGCCTTAACCGATCACGATACCACTGCCGGTTTAGCAGAAGCCAGACAAAGCGCAGCACAATGGGGTATCCGATTAATAAACGGTATCGAATTATCCGCCAGTTATCAAAGTCAGTGTTTGCATATCGTCGGTTTAAATATCGATCCATTACAAGCCGAATTAATTGCCGGTACCCAAAAACAGCAGTTGTTACGTACCGAACGAGCGCAAAAAATTTCTGCCAAGCTGGAAAAAAAACACATACCGGGTGCCTTTGCCGCTGTCTCGCTGGCTGCGGGTAATGGCGAGATTACCCGTTCACATTTTGCCGATTTTTTACTGGCAAACCACTACGTCAGCACCCAGCAAGAAGCCTTTGATCGTTATTTAAGCAAAGGTAAACCCGCCTATGTACCCACCGTTTGGGCCGATCTGGCCGATGTCATTAACTGGATCAAACTAGCCGGAGGCGTTGCCGTATTGGCTCATCCCATGCGCTATAAACTCAGTGCCAAATGGTTGAGAAATGCTTTGCAGGCTTTTAAAGAGATGGGCGGTGAGGGCATTGAAGTGGTGACCGGTCGAGCCAGTGCCGACGAAATCCGCTTTAGCACTGACTATGCCCAAAAATATCAGTTATACGCCTCAGTGGGTTCTGATTTTCACGCGCCGGATAATCCCTGGCTGGAATTAGGCCGGCTGGCAGCGTTGCCGCCGCAATTAAAGCCGGTTTGGGAATTGTTTTAG
- a CDS encoding prepilin-type N-terminal cleavage/methylation domain-containing protein, protein MKFNKSGFTLIELIAVIAVLAVLAAVALPRFINFGKSARIAALNGLAGTLNSTANMGYAMCLAQPSVCNPTVSACSGSYPYFMNGSNKIYTHYGWPSGWGACWVNTTSGSIVDLIQLSSDFSWSTQPGNFNGIFQLQNSPDPTNCKVVYLLNSSSQTMVVSIESSGC, encoded by the coding sequence ATGAAATTTAATAAAAGCGGCTTTACCTTGATTGAATTAATTGCTGTCATCGCTGTTCTAGCTGTACTTGCAGCTGTTGCCTTACCTCGTTTTATCAATTTTGGCAAAAGCGCCAGAATTGCGGCTTTAAACGGTTTAGCTGGCACGCTTAACAGCACTGCAAATATGGGATACGCGATGTGTCTGGCGCAACCCAGTGTTTGCAATCCTACCGTCTCTGCTTGCTCAGGCTCATATCCATATTTCATGAATGGTTCAAACAAAATCTACACTCATTACGGCTGGCCTAGTGGTTGGGGTGCTTGCTGGGTAAATACCACTAGCGGCTCTATTGTGGATTTAATTCAATTATCGAGCGATTTTAGCTGGTCTACACAACCAGGAAATTTCAACGGTATATTCCAACTCCAAAACAGCCCGGATCCCACCAATTGCAAAGTTGTTTATCTGCTAAACTCATCCAGCCAAACTATGGTTGTAAGTATCGAATCCAGCGGCTGTTAG
- a CDS encoding YezD family protein produces MALAFKTHTQQQQVNHSLKHENKLDIAQQVAAILKDIRFGSVEIVVHDGKVVQIDKRERFRVSE; encoded by the coding sequence ATGGCACTTGCATTTAAAACACATACCCAGCAACAACAAGTGAATCATAGCTTAAAGCATGAAAATAAGTTGGATATTGCTCAGCAAGTGGCGGCAATATTAAAAGATATACGGTTTGGTTCGGTAGAGATTGTTGTACACGATGGCAAGGTTGTGCAAATCGATAAACGCGAACGTTTTCGGGTTAGCGAGTAA